Proteins encoded within one genomic window of Oryza brachyantha chromosome 7, ObraRS2, whole genome shotgun sequence:
- the LOC102719604 gene encoding protein PELPK2-like — MASKIAVSLALAALLACAAVSSAARRMEEEHHQPAAVFPEHELPPLPKVELPPFPEVHLPPKPELPPFPEVDLPPKPELPGIPDFHFPAAKP, encoded by the coding sequence ATGGCTTCCAAGATCGCCGTCtccctcgcgctcgccgcaCTGCTGGCCTGCGCCGCCGTgagcagcgcggcgaggaggatggaggaggagcaccACCAGCCGGCCGCGGTTTTCCCGGAGCAcgagctgccgccgctgcccaaGGTGGAGCTGCCGCCGTTCCCGGAGGTGCACCTGCCGCCCAAGCCGGAGCTGCCGCCGTTCCCGGAGGTCGACCTGCCGCCCAAGCCGGAGCTGCCCGGCATCCCCGACTTCCACTTCCCGGCGGCCAAGCCATGA
- the LOC102719315 gene encoding basic proline-rich protein-like → MAARKMAMSSSLLLLLSALLLSSSSAARMLQEVAWAPYDYYYPKPDQPPQLPTPDGMPNPYQPPQPTPGVPLKPDLPPMPKPDFDIPWKPDQPPQPNPNGPPKPDVPPIPKPDGPPNPNGPPKPDQPAQPCHDEPLRPNQSPQPIPNGPPNPDVPPMPKPDGQPNPYEPLKPNQPPQSNPNEPPKPDVSPILNPYFPLNPNQPPQPKPDDVPPMPKPDGLPEPNQPPQSYPNGPSKPDVPPMPNPYVPFNIEQPPQPNPNMPSKPDQPPQPNPDMPPKPDQPSQPCPDGPINPDQPLPPKPDGPSKPDQSPQPNPNEPPKPDQPPQPNPNGPPKPDKPPQPNPDMPPKPDQPSQPCPDGLINPDQPLPPKPDGPPQPDQPPQPNPNGSPKPDQPLQPNPNGPPKPDQPPQLNPDMPPKPDQPPQPCPDGPINPDQPPPSKPNEPLQPDQPPQPNPNGPPKPDQPPKPPCHELPPKPDAPQMPSLPNGELLPKLDFQPSPNGELPPPKPELNGELPFSP, encoded by the coding sequence ATGGCTGCTCGCAAGATGGCCATGTCGTCCTCCCTGCTCTTGCTGCTATCCGCGCTGCTGCTCTCGAGTAGCAGCGCGGCGAGGATGCTGCAGGAGGTGGCCTGGGCACCCTATGATTACTACTACCCAAAGCCTGATCAACCTCCACAGCTGCCCACACCTGATGGTATGCCAAACCCTTATCAACCTCCACAGCCCACACCTGGTGTTCCGCTGAAACCCGATTTGCCACCGATGCCGAAACCCGATTTTGATATACCATGGAAGCCTGACCAACCGCCGCAACCTAATCCTAACGGGCCACCGAAGCCTGATGTGCCCCCGATACCCAAACCTGATGGGCCACCCAATCCCAATGGCCCACCTAAGCCTGATCAACCTGCACAACCATGTCATGATGAGCCACTGAGACCTAATCAATCACCACAACCTATTCCTAATGGGCCACCAAATCCTGATGTGCCACCAATGCCTAAACCCGATGGACAACCCAATCCTTATGAGCCATTGAAACCAAACCAACCACCACAATCCAATCCTAATGAACCACCCAAGCCCGATGTGTCACCAATTCTCAATCCTTATTTTCCATTAAATCCTAACCAACCACCACAGCCTAAACCCGATGATGTGCCACCAATGCCCAAACCTGATGGGTTGCCGGAGCCTAATCAACCACCACAATCCTATCCTAATGGACCATCGAAACCCGATGTACCACCAATGCCCAATCCTTATGTGCCATTCAACATTGAACAGCCTCCACAACCCAATCCTAACATGCCATCAAAGCCAGACCAACCACCACAACCCAATCCCGATATGCCACCAAAGCCAGATCAGCCATCCCAGCCTTGTCCCGATGGGCCCATAAATCCCGATCAACCACTGCCACCTAAGCCTGATGGGCCATCGAAACCTGATCAGTCGCCACAGCCTAATCCTAACGAACCACCGAAACCCGACCAGCCACCACAGCCTAATCCTAACGGACCACCAAAACCTGACAAACCTCCACAACCCAATCCTGATATGCCACCAAAGCCAGACCAACCATCCCAGCCTTGTCCCGATGGGCTCATAAATCCCGACCAACCACTGCCACCTAAGCCTGACGGGCCACCGCAACCCGACCAACCACCGCAACCCAATCCTAACGGGTCACCAAAGCCTGACCAGCCACTGCAACCCAATCCTAACGGGCCACCAAAGCCCGACCAGCCGCCGCAACTCAATCCAGATATGCCACCAAAGCCAGACCAACCACCCCAGCCTTGTCCCGATGGGCCCATAAATCCCGACCAACCACCACCATCTAAGCCTAATGAGCCACTGCAACCCGACCAGCCACCGCAACCCAATCCTAACGGGCCACCAAAGCCTGACCAGCCGCCAAAACCACCATGCCATGAGCTACCACCAAAGCCGGATGCGCCGCAGATGCCGTCGTTGCCGAATGGCGAGCTTCTACCAAAGCTAGATTTCCAGCCGTCGCCAAACGGTGAGCTTCCACCGCCGAAGCCAGAGCTGAATGGTGAGCTTCCATTTTCACCGTAG